A single Ptiloglossa arizonensis isolate GNS036 chromosome 2, iyPtiAriz1_principal, whole genome shotgun sequence DNA region contains:
- the Eef1beta gene encoding elongation factor 1-beta gives MAIGDLKTDKGVKDLNYYLADRSYIEGWQPTQADVAILEALGKTPTSSNPHVLRWYNHIKSYDLKTLPGEKKAPILLNSDNSNNATAAKNEDNDDKDVDLFGSDEEEDAEAMRIREERLKVYAEKKSKKPALIAKSSLVLDVKPWGDDTNMIEMEEVVRSIEMDGLVWGASKLVAVGYGIHKFRIMCVIEDDKVSVDLLVDKIERFERLVQSVDIESFNKI, from the exons ATGGCTATTGGCGATCTTAAGACTGATAAAGGTgttaaagatttaaattattatttagcaGATCGCAGTTATATCGAAGG GTGGCAACCCACTCAAGCTGATGTGGCAATCTTAGAAGCTTTAGGAAAAACACCAACGTCTTCAAATCCTCATGTTTTACGATGGTATAACCACATTAAATCGTACGATTTAAAGACACTTCCTGGAGAAAAGAAAGCACCCATTCTCTTAAATAGTGATAACTCTAATAATGCAACAGCAGCCAAAAATGAAGATAATGACGATAAAGATGTGGATCTTTTTGGATCAGACGAAGAGGAAGATGCAGAGGCTATGAGAATTAGGGAGGAAAGATTAAAGGTATATGCAGAGAAGAAATCTAAAAAACCAGCGCTCATCGCTAAATCTAGTCTTGTATTGGATGTCAAACCATGGGGAGATGATACAAACATGATCGAAATGGAGGAAGTTGTCAGATCTATTGAAATGGATGGATTAGTTTGGGGAGCTT CTAAACTAGTTGCTGTGGGTTATGGTATTCATAAGTTCAGAATAATGTGTGTCATAGAAGATGACAAAGTATCTGTGGACTTACTGGTGGATAAAATTGAAAGATTCGAACGACTAGTTCAATCCGTCGATATTGAGTcattcaataaaatataa